From Pyrenophora tritici-repentis strain M4 chromosome 1, whole genome shotgun sequence, the proteins below share one genomic window:
- a CDS encoding AnsB, L-asparaginase-archaeal Glu-tRNAGln amidotransferase subunit D produces the protein MKVTIQLFPLFTSLAVASPIDLSQSNLHRLFVRQDIQTPINASLPNVTIFATGGTIASQGSTNTQTTGYSIGLGVQQLVDAVPELLNISNIVGYQTSNVASGSVNETVSLSLAHMINKELAKDEISGVVVTHGTDTLEETAFFLESTVNSTKPVIIVGAMRPATALSADGPLNLYQAVTLAGSPAGRNRGTMIVLNDRIGSAFYTTKNNANTLDTFFSTEAGQLGVFINQVPFFFFAPSEPVGRTVFDVSNVTELASVSILYAHQDMKPELFQAAYEAGAQGIVYAGVGAGGVSSKASLAAEALHNTTGIPIVASHRSADGMVPDGRGYTISSGFYNPQKARVLLQLGLTMGWSEDKIREAFAASYPMP, from the exons ATGAAGGTTACTATTCAACTCTTCCCCCTCTTCACATCCCTGGCTGTGGCCTCACCGATTGACCTTAGTCAATCAAATCTTCATCGACTATTTGTACGCCAGGATATTCAAACTCCAATTAACGCATCGCTCCCAAATGTCACAATTTTTGCCACTGGCGGCACAATCGCATCACAGGGTAGTACCAACACTCAAACCACTGGCTACTCTATCGGTCTTGGAGTCCAGCAATTAGTTGATGCTGTTCCTGAACTATTGAACATATCAAACATTGTTGGATACCAGACTTCTAATGTCGCCTCTGGTAGTGTCAATGAGACAGTTAGTCTGAGTCTGGCCCATATGATCAACAAAGAGCTGGCGAAAGATGAAATTTCAGGTGTAGTCGTCACACATGGCACGGATACATTGGAGGAAACGGCCTTTTTCCTCGAGAGCACTGTCAATTCTACCAAACCAGTTATCATCGTTGGAGCTATGAGACCAGCGACGGCACTCTCGGCGGACGGCCCCTTGAACTTATATCAGGCTGTCACCCTTGCTGGGTCGCCTGCAGGGCGAAATCGTGGCACCATG ATCGTACTGAATGACCGCATCGGCTCTGCGTTCTACACCACCAAAAACAATGCCAACACGCTCGACACATTCTTCTCAACCGAAGCCGGTCAACTAGGCGTTTTCATCAACCAAGTCCCATTCTTCTTTTTCGCCCCCTCGGAGCCCGTAGGCCGCACAGTCTTCGACGTATCCAATGTAACAGAACTGGCATCTGTGTCCATTCTCTACGCACATCAGGACATGAAACCCGAGCTTTTTCAGGCTGCCTACGAAGCCGGTGCCCAGGGCATCGTCTACGCGGGTGTAGGTGCGGGAGGTGTGTCTAGTAAAGCGAGCTTAGCTGCCGAAGCTCTGCACAATACGACGGGTATCCCGATTGTAGCTAGTCATCGGAGTGCAGACGGTATGGTGCCTGATGGACGTGGTTATACTATTTCAAGTGGGTTTTACAATCCACAGAAGGCGAGGGTGTTGCTACAGTTGGGTCTTACGATGGGATGGAGTGAGGATAAGATTAGGGAGGCTTTTGCGGCGAGTTACCCAATGCCATGA
- a CDS encoding Oxysterol-BP domain containing protein, translating to MSNDIASNRSGLKEFIGSIATISGDLSNITVPPFVLAENSTVEIPQYWADHPYLWASPASEENPEKRALLVLKNFLGSLRGQQYAGRDEADGVKKPLNAFLGEMFLGSWNSEELGETRLISEQVGHHPPVTACYLWNNKMGIRAEGFTQQEITFSGSVSIKQKGYAIVHVDKYDEDYLLPLPNIKVKGLLGGTPHPELDGEYSLISSNGYISHIKFEGKSLFGSGHKNSFRARFFHADHPDDTIYTIEGAWNSTFTIKDARSGTDIETFDVRAIKQERMIVPPLSEQDPWESRKAWNGVISALRSSNMKGVSTAKNALENGQRQMRKDEEARGATFSPIFFTRVDRDQVFDKLVQHDPIGYTVDPEGGIWKVDRDAAEHKTRPFHAGLTPANEKTGISNGDSQCDRREQNANSQHRGAAHTAGTHSPNGHVPNGGPVQQIPEINQPHERNPENSALQRTKPAPGTQEVNAFEPSNEQIENFLRSRTGNVG from the coding sequence ATGTCTAACGACATCGCCTCGAACCGATCCGGTCTCAAAGAGTTTATTGGCTCCATAGCAACTATTTCGGGAGATCTTTCGAACATCACAGTGCCGCCGTTCGTACTAGCAGAGAACTCAACTGTCGAGATTCCACAATACTGGGCTGACCATCCATATCTATGGGCTTCCCCGGCATCAGAAGAGAATCCCGAGAAGCGAGCGCTGCTCGTATTGAAGAACTTCTTGGGCTCCTTACGTGGCCAGCAATATGCAGGGCGCGATGAAGCTGATGGTGTCAAGAAACCCTTGAACGCCTTCCTTGGCGAAATGTTCCTTGGAAGTTGGAATAGTGAGGAGCTTGGAGAGACAAGACTAATTTCTGAGCAAGTTGGTCATCATCCACCGGTCACGGCATGTTATCTATGGAACAATAAGATGGGTATCCGAGCCGAGGGGTTTACGCAACAAGAGATTACGTTTTCGGGGAGTGTGAGTATTAAGCAAAAGGGATATGCCATTGTACATGTCGACAAGTATGACGAGGATTATTTACTTCCCTTGCCAAACATTAAAGTCAAGGGTCTGCTAGGAGGCACTCCTCACCCAGAATTGGACGGGGAGTACTCTCTCATCTCATCCAATGGATACATATCGCACATCAAATTTGAGGGCAAATCACTCTTCGGATCCGGCCATAAGAATAGCTTCAGGGCACGCTTCTTCCACGCCGATCATCCGGATGATACGATTTACACAATTGAGGGCGCTTGGAACAGTACTTTCACTATCAAGGATGCACGCAGCGGCACGGACATTGAAACTTTTGATGTGCGAGCTATCAAACAAGAACGTATGATCGTACCCCCTCTCTCAGAACAAGACCCCTGGGAGAGCAGGAAAGCCTGGAACGGCGTCATCTCCGCATTACGTAGCAGCAATATGAAGGGTGTATCGACGGCCAAAAACGCACTCGAAAATGGACAGCGACAGATGCGCAAAGACGAAGAAGCCCGCGGAGCAACTTTCAGTCCCATCTTCTTCACCAGAGTCGACCGGGATCAGGTCTTTGACAAATTAGTCCAACATGACCCCATTGGATACACCGTTGACCCCGAGGGCGGCATATGGAAGGTGGACCGGGACGCTGCCGAGCACAAGACGCGGCCTTTCCACGCTGGTCTCACGCCTGCAAACGAAAAAACGGGAATATCCAACGGGGACTCGCAGTGTGATAGGAGAGAGCAAAACGCAAATTCACAACATCGTGGGGCCGCGCACACGGCAGGTACTCATAGCCCAAACGGTCACGTGCCGAATGGTGGCCCAGTGCAACAAATCCCGGAAATAAACCAGCCACATGAGCGAAACCCTGAGAACTCGGCACTTCAGCGTACTAAACCGGCACCAGGAACGCAAGAAGTCAATGCGTTTGAGCCGTCGAATGAGCAAATCGAAAACTTCTTACGTAGCAGGACGGGCAATGTTGGGTGA
- a CDS encoding O-ag-pol-Wzy multi-domain protein, with product MASTQNRGPELTAICSTFVSLAFITTVLRVWVRTRIVKAFGADDYWMMAALIAHVMFATCAIGGVHYGTGRHMDTLSYEQQYKAMRYWWLCYIAYCWAMITSKISIGLFLLRVTVKALHKYIIYSAMGLTVLTGLIFFFVTLFQCSPVSFFWNKHIEGGTCVNVDVIIGLTFLYSAISVISDFTFAILPFFLIWGLNMSYKTRIMLIPILGMGCIASLAVVVRMGYVMDFRNPDFLWATVDIAIWSDIEQGLAITAGSLATLRPLWRQVSASLGLNSSTFGHSGGNPSGMRTPKWNGDPTLESHKKPSIFSFTRSLLKTEKKHASKDLDEDYGMGNLQPMRLRDDLSAENEKSDKVFNTWRIKGGGKVSDEECRIGAITMETHINQKNERRLR from the exons ATGGCTTCAACTCAGAACCGTGGACCGGAGCTCACGGCG ATATGCTCGACATTCGTTTCTCTTGCCTTTATCACTACTGTCTTGCGGGTCTGGGTACGGACACGCATCGTCAAAGCCTTCGGAGCTGATGACTACTGGATGATGGCAGCGTTGATTGCTCATGTTATGTTCGCAACATGCGCGATAGGTGGTGTTCACTACGGCACTGGTCGTCACATGGACACACTGTCATATGAGCAACAATACAAAGCAATGCGA TACTGGTGGTTATGTTACATTGCCTACTGCTGGGCCATGATCACATCTAAGATATCCATTggcctcttcctcctccgCGTTACCGTCAAGGCCCTTCACAAATACATCATCTACAGTGCCATGGGACTTACCGTTCTCACCGgtctcatcttcttcttcgtcacACTGTTCCAGTGTTCACCAGTTAGCTTCTTCTGGAACAAACACATCGAGGGAGGGACTTGTGTCAATGTCGACGTAATCATCGGCCTTACTTTCctgtacagcgccatctCCGTTATCAGCGACTTCACCTTCGCCATACTGCCTTTCTTCCTCATCTGGGGCTTGAACATGTCGTACAAGACGAGAATCATGTTGATTCCCATTCTAGGCATGGGTTGCAT TGCCAGTCTAGCTGTCGTCGTCCGCATGGGCTACGTAATGGACTTCCGGAACCCGGATTTCCTCTGGGCCACTGTCGATATTGCGATCTGGTCCGACATCGAACAGGGTCTCGCCATCACCGCCGGCTCCCTCGCCACTCTGCGCCCCCTGTGGCGGCAAGTCTCGGCCTCACTCGGCCTCAACTCATCCACGTTTGGCCATTCGGGTGGTAACCCTTCAGGCATGCGCACCCCAAAATGGAACGGTGACCCTACACTCGAGTCGCACAAGAAGCCCAGCATCTTCAGCTTCACACGTTCGTTGCTCAAGACAGAAAAGAAGCATGCTAGCAAAGATCTCGACGAGGACTACGGAATGGGTAACTTACAGCCCATGCGGTTGCGGGATGACCTCTCGGCGGAGAATGAAAAAAGCGACAAGGTATTCAACACGTGGAGAATCAAGGGCGGTGGGAAGGTATCTGATGAAGAGTGCCGCATAGGCGCCATCACGATGGAGACGCATATTAATCAGAAAAACGAGAGGCGGTTACGGTGA
- a CDS encoding DUF775 domain protein, with protein sequence MSSVGVIISGRPVVTEPSSVISQTQFAFQIPSQPSFSHIVVFLLPGVTLPDGTAAAVYAQLPGTSDFKLLGAIANEKPSAIFKVNTKAGEPAGGGIGDDNAMIDEGVSMDATTGSTAPLALGISVEPAQQVAAALAQNKAQDAAALVTPAMGQGNEIVLRGQKSVDTKVLAQRIIKNCYDFLTSWGTGDTVPLKAFQAWWTKFEGKIERDPGFLERSDGG encoded by the coding sequence ATGTCTTCGGTCGGCGTAATAATTTCTGGACGCCCCGTCGTCACCGAGCCTTCTTCCGTAATATCGCAGACGCAGTTCGCATTCCAGATACCGTCACAACCCTCCTTCTCGCACATTGTCGTCTTTCTCCTTCCCGGGGTTACGCTTCCAGATGGCACAGCAGCCGCTGTATACGCGCAATTACCAGGCACGAGCGACTTCAAGCTCCTAGGAGCAATCGCAAACGAAAAGCCCAGCGCGATATTCAAAGTCAACACAAAAGCTGGTGAGCCGGCGGGTGGTGGTATTGGGGATGATAATGCCATGATAGACGAAGGAGTGTCCATGGATGCAACGACCGGTAGCACGGCGCCGCTAGCCCTCGGTATAAGCGTCGAGCCTGCTCAACAAGTCGCTGCTGCCCTTGCGCAGAACAAGGCCCAAGATGCTGCAGCCTTGGTGACACCGGCTATGGGTCAAGGGAACGAGATAGTGCTAAGAGGGCAGAAGAGTGTAGATACAAAGGTACTGGCCCAAAGGATAATCAAGAATTGTTATGACTTTTTGACAAGCTGGGGAACGGGAGATACAGTTCCGCTGAAGGCGTTTCAGGCATGGTGGACTAAGTTCGAGGGCAAGATCGAAAGGGATCCAGGCTTTCTAGAGAGAAGCGATGGGGGCTGA